One region of Triticum aestivum cultivar Chinese Spring chromosome 6B, IWGSC CS RefSeq v2.1, whole genome shotgun sequence genomic DNA includes:
- the LOC123135281 gene encoding BTB/POZ and MATH domain-containing protein 2-like, producing MSSFAGITLLAEGDLSPSIAYAVDTSTDYGYHLLVVQDYLLTKELTPSGRGLCSRAFVVGGHTWYIEYYPNGESSKCADYISLHVSVLDNDEDYQNTVKAKVCVSFIDQVEKHKPVYIRGTGTRTFGGYAFMRLDKFMKKDVLEESVNLKGNCLTIRCDIMVLNTNDDDANRDKVLPPDVHHQFNNLLQNKVGADVTFEVSGEMFVAHRCVLAARSTVFMAQLFGPMKEGTTRSAIIQIKDMEAKVFKALLSFIYTDSFPEMEEEDEAQVAEKGQEEDGMRLQWLQDLLVAADRYDVQGLKFICEKQFSEHLGVSSVMSTLALAEQHHCRWLKGACFKFLQVQPPSRLLTIMESSGWDNVFTTYPSALKDLIAKLIALNQQK from the coding sequence ATGTCGTCGTTCGCCGGCATAACTCTCTTGGCCGAGGGCGACCTGAGCCCTTCCATCGCCTACGCCGTTGACACTAGCACGGACTACGGCTACCACCTGCTTGTGGTCCAAGACTACTTGCTTACCAAAGAACTGACACCCAGCGGAAGGGGCCTTTGCTCCCGTGCTTTCGTCGTAGGAGGCCATACATGGTACATCGAGTACTACCCTAACGGGGAGAGCTCAAAATGTGCCGACTACATTTCTCTGCATGTCTCAGTTCTTGATAATGATGAGGATTACCAGAACACTGTGAAAGCAAAGGTGTGTGTCAGTTTCATCGACCAGGTTGAAAAGCACAAGCCAGTGTACATCCGTGGAACTGGAACGCGCACCTTCGGCGGCTATGCTTTTATGCGGCTCGACAAGTTTATGAAAAAAGACGTCCTTGAAGAATCGGTGAATCTAAAGGGTAATTGTTTGACCATCCGGTGTGACATCATGGTCCTCAACACCAATGATGATGATGCCAACCGCGACAAGGTGCTCCCACCTGACGTACACCACCAATTCAACAATCTCCTTCAAAATAAGGTGGGTGCCGATGTGACATTTGAGGTCAGCGGTGAGATGTTCGTCGCACACAGGTGTGTGCTTGCAGCCCGATCCACGGTGTTCATGGCACAACTCTTTGGTCCCATGAAGGAGGGTACCACTAGGTCCGCCATCATACAGATCAAAGACATGGAAGCAAAAGTGTTCAAGGCTTTGCTTAGCTTCATCTACACAGACTCATTCCCtgagatggaggaggaggacgaagcaCAAGTTGCGGAAAAAGGACAAGAAGAGGATGGAATGCGGCTGCAATGGCTTCAAGACTTGTTGGTAGCGGCAGACAGATATGATGTCCAAGGGCTCAAGTTCATCTGTGAAAAGCAGTTTTCTGAACACCTAGGTGTGAGCTCAGTCATGTCCACTCTTGCTCTAGCCGAGCAGCACCACTGCCGGTGGTTGAAGGGGGCGTGCTTCAAGTTTCTCCAAGTCCAGCCTCCCTCGCGTTTGCTAACAATAATGGAGTCTAGTGGCTGGGATAATGTCTTTACGACCTATCCCTCGGCTTTGAAGGATCTCATTGCCAAGCTTATTGCTTTGAACCAGCAGAAGTAA